One segment of Paenibacillus sp. FSL R7-0337 DNA contains the following:
- the thiD gene encoding bifunctional hydroxymethylpyrimidine kinase/phosphomethylpyrimidine kinase has translation MTSIRKALTIAGSDSGGGAGIQADLKTFQELGVYGMSALTALTAQNTLGVQGVYPMEPGTVAAQLDSIGSDLPPDAIKTGMLFSSDIIRVVGSKVQQYGWEQKLVIDPVMIAKGGSRLLLQEAVKALITSLLPLSLAITPNLPEAEMLTGMKIHRREDREKAARLLHQMGPKYIILKGGHDPSGDEAVDLLYDGREFQYMSSPRIATKHTHGTGCTFSAAVTAGLALGHSMPEAVQTAKAFIQAAIEDSLNIGAGQGPTNHFAYGNRMRSRGITL, from the coding sequence ATGACTAGCATACGCAAAGCATTGACCATTGCCGGCTCTGACAGCGGCGGCGGGGCCGGGATTCAGGCGGATTTGAAGACTTTTCAGGAGCTGGGAGTGTACGGCATGTCTGCACTTACTGCACTCACCGCCCAGAATACACTAGGTGTCCAGGGAGTCTATCCGATGGAGCCAGGGACCGTTGCAGCCCAGCTGGATTCGATCGGCAGTGATCTGCCGCCGGATGCCATTAAGACAGGCATGCTGTTCAGCAGTGACATTATCCGCGTCGTTGGCAGTAAAGTGCAGCAGTACGGATGGGAGCAGAAGCTGGTGATCGATCCGGTCATGATTGCCAAGGGAGGCTCACGGCTGCTGCTCCAGGAAGCAGTGAAGGCGCTAATTACAAGCCTGCTTCCTCTCTCGCTTGCCATCACCCCCAATCTTCCTGAAGCAGAGATGCTGACGGGAATGAAGATTCACCGCCGGGAAGACCGGGAGAAAGCAGCAAGACTGCTGCATCAGATGGGACCCAAGTACATTATCTTGAAGGGTGGACATGACCCGTCTGGAGATGAGGCGGTGGATCTGCTCTATGACGGACGGGAATTCCAGTATATGTCCAGCCCGCGGATTGCGACGAAGCATACTCACGGAACCGGCTGCACCTTCTCAGCTGCGGTGACGGCAGGTCTTGCGCTGGGCCATTCCATGCCAGAAGCTGTCCAGACCGCCAAGGCCTTCATTCAAGCGGCGATTGAGGATAGCCTGAACATCGGGGCCGGGCAGGGGCCGACGAATCATTTTGCTTACGGGAA
- the thiM gene encoding hydroxyethylthiazole kinase encodes MSYLSKVRQANPLVHNITNIVVANFTANGLLALGASPFMADAIEEVADVAAMSGAVVLNIGTLNEAAIASMIEAGKAANSHHVPLVLDPVGAGATAYRTDVTAKLLSELQLTALRGNVAEVANVAGESWASKGVDAGAGEGDVVALAVKAAQKLNCVVIITGKEDIITDGKRTYIASNGHSIMTRVTGTGCLLSAVVGAFLAVSGGDVLEAAAEALSFYGVAAELAAEAAEGQGPGSFQTLFLNQLSLVTPEQYSSRSRLKLLES; translated from the coding sequence ATGTCTTATCTGTCCAAAGTACGCCAGGCGAACCCGCTGGTGCATAATATCACGAATATCGTAGTCGCTAACTTCACAGCGAACGGGCTGCTGGCTCTGGGAGCCTCGCCGTTCATGGCCGATGCCATTGAAGAAGTAGCGGATGTAGCCGCCATGTCCGGGGCGGTTGTACTGAACATCGGCACACTGAATGAAGCCGCCATTGCTTCCATGATCGAGGCTGGAAAGGCTGCGAACAGTCACCATGTGCCGCTAGTGCTTGATCCCGTTGGAGCCGGGGCTACCGCCTACCGCACGGACGTTACGGCTAAGCTGCTGAGTGAGCTTCAGCTTACTGCGCTGCGCGGCAATGTGGCCGAGGTTGCCAATGTGGCCGGGGAGAGCTGGGCAAGCAAAGGCGTGGATGCCGGAGCAGGCGAAGGCGATGTAGTCGCTCTAGCCGTTAAAGCGGCGCAGAAGCTGAACTGCGTCGTGATTATCACCGGCAAGGAAGACATCATTACGGACGGAAAGCGCACTTACATTGCCAGCAACGGCCACTCCATTATGACCCGGGTAACCGGAACCGGCTGCCTGTTAAGTGCTGTAGTGGGCGCATTTCTTGCCGTAAGCGGCGGGGATGTACTTGAGGCGGCTGCCGAAGCTCTCTCTTTCTATGGCGTAGCAGCAGAGCTTGCTGCTGAGGCTGCTGAAGGCCAAGGTCCCGGCAGCTTCCAGACCTTGTTCCTGAATCAATTGTCACTGGTGACCCCGGAGCAATACAGCAGCCGCTCACGGCTGAAGCTGCTCGAATCCTAA
- a CDS encoding ABC transporter substrate-binding protein encodes MTTIRYTRYLHNAISRRAMLLSALLLCMLPVLAGCANTNSPAASGSSTGTTATSEAGAGTGAEGAAHKLTIMLDWYPNAVHSFLYAAEAEGYFAEEGLEVEIQMPADTNDALKLVAAGKVDLALSYQPQVLMARGEQIPVKSIAALVRHPLNHLMVSADSGITRPGELSGKQAGYSSVPLYEAMLKTMVKSDGGDPSSLKLVDVGFDLIPALSTGRVDGIMGGFINHEQLILEQQGHPVRSFNPVDYGVPDYYELVLAASEQGLQDSQGFYQKFVDAIRKGQQYVADHPDEALKLLLAHQEDTATLDEAIEQRSLEILLPLMDADSQPFGYQDEATWEKVNQWLSENGLLAAEVDVKNAFINF; translated from the coding sequence ATGACTACTATCCGCTATACCCGTTATCTGCACAATGCAATTTCAAGGCGAGCCATGCTGCTGTCCGCTCTGCTCCTCTGTATGCTGCCTGTACTGGCAGGCTGCGCCAATACGAATAGTCCCGCGGCCTCCGGCTCTTCAACTGGTACTACTGCCACTTCTGAGGCTGGGGCCGGGACTGGAGCTGAAGGCGCAGCCCATAAGCTGACGATTATGCTCGACTGGTATCCCAATGCTGTCCACTCCTTTTTGTATGCGGCAGAGGCTGAAGGTTATTTCGCGGAGGAGGGCCTTGAGGTTGAGATTCAGATGCCGGCCGATACCAATGATGCGCTGAAGCTTGTTGCTGCGGGGAAGGTAGATCTGGCACTCAGTTATCAGCCGCAGGTGCTGATGGCACGGGGCGAGCAGATTCCAGTCAAGTCGATCGCTGCGCTGGTGCGCCACCCGCTGAATCATCTCATGGTATCCGCAGACAGCGGCATTACCCGCCCTGGAGAGCTGTCAGGCAAGCAAGCCGGATATTCCTCCGTTCCGTTATATGAAGCGATGCTGAAGACGATGGTGAAAAGCGACGGAGGGGACCCTTCATCCCTCAAGCTGGTGGATGTCGGCTTTGATCTGATTCCTGCTCTCTCCACCGGACGGGTGGATGGAATTATGGGCGGGTTCATCAATCATGAGCAGCTGATTCTGGAGCAGCAAGGCCATCCGGTCCGCTCCTTCAATCCCGTAGATTACGGGGTCCCGGATTATTATGAGCTGGTACTGGCCGCCAGTGAGCAGGGACTGCAGGATTCGCAGGGCTTTTATCAGAAATTCGTGGATGCCATCAGAAAAGGCCAGCAGTATGTAGCCGATCACCCGGATGAAGCACTGAAGCTGCTGCTTGCCCATCAGGAGGACACCGCGACGCTGGATGAAGCGATTGAACAGCGCAGTCTGGAGATCCTGCTGCCGCTGATGGATGCTGACTCCCAGCCCTTCGGCTATCAGGATGAGGCTACATGGGAGAAAGTTAACCAATGGCTGAGCGAGAACGGACTGCTGGCTGCGGAAGTGGATGTTAAGAATGCTTTTATTAATTTCTAA
- a CDS encoding ABC transporter permease, producing MRTAALRRLLQHYGPAALLALLALAVWESVARLGLVPPFILPAPSAICMAVLEERRLLFAVHLPATLLEVLTGFALSVVCGSLLGIAMHLFSPLAKALYPLLIISQTVPLIALSPLFIMWFGYTLWSKVAVVFLTAFFPVVIGTYDGLSKNTDAYRELLLTYGANRWQILWKVGVPLALPSFFSGLKLSAVYCVIGATIGEWLGGSQGLGYFSRRMAGNLQSAKMFAAVVLLSVLGILLFLAVAALEKIILKKRGRYS from the coding sequence ATGAGAACCGCCGCTCTTAGAAGATTGCTCCAGCATTACGGTCCGGCGGCCCTGCTCGCCCTGCTGGCGCTTGCGGTCTGGGAGTCAGTAGCCCGGCTGGGCCTGGTTCCTCCCTTCATCCTTCCGGCTCCATCTGCGATCTGCATGGCTGTGCTGGAGGAACGCCGCTTGTTATTCGCGGTACATCTGCCTGCTACACTGCTTGAGGTGCTCACAGGCTTCGCACTTTCTGTGGTCTGCGGCAGCCTGCTGGGCATCGCCATGCACCTGTTCAGTCCGCTGGCCAAGGCGCTGTACCCGCTGCTGATTATCAGCCAGACGGTTCCGCTGATCGCCCTCTCGCCTCTGTTCATCATGTGGTTCGGCTACACCTTGTGGAGCAAGGTCGCCGTTGTCTTCCTGACCGCTTTCTTCCCGGTGGTCATCGGCACCTATGACGGCTTGTCTAAGAACACGGACGCCTACCGGGAGCTGCTGCTTACGTACGGCGCGAACCGTTGGCAGATTCTCTGGAAGGTGGGCGTTCCGCTGGCCTTGCCTTCTTTTTTCTCCGGACTGAAGCTGTCGGCTGTGTACTGTGTGATCGGTGCAACGATTGGGGAATGGCTTGGGGGCAGCCAAGGGCTGGGCTATTTCAGCCGCAGAATGGCAGGGAATCTGCAGAGCGCCAAGATGTTCGCTGCTGTTGTCTTGTTATCCGTACTCGGTATCCTGCTGTTTCTGGCAGTCGCCGCGCTGGAGAAGATTATTTTGAAGAAAAGAGGACGTTATTCATGA
- a CDS encoding ABC transporter ATP-binding protein → MINISNLSYVFGTGSSRTPVFSGLSMNVQRGEFISIVGGSGCGKSTLFKIIAGLLEPGSGRITLNGADSATAAKRLGSVAYMPQQDLLLPWRTVLDNCLLPWELKRSRPKAAAIAEIRTLLHRFGLDETEGAYPQELSGGMRQRVAVLRTVAAGNDLLLLDEPFGALDAITKRSLQRWLLELWAELDKTVLFITHDLEEALLLSDRIYLMTGREDGGIQEFSAGLPRPRHHSLNYEPQFAALRQELELKLYENRRS, encoded by the coding sequence ATGATCAATATTAGCAATCTGTCCTATGTCTTCGGGACCGGTTCGTCCCGGACACCCGTATTCTCAGGGCTATCCATGAATGTGCAGCGCGGCGAATTCATTTCTATCGTAGGCGGAAGCGGATGCGGCAAAAGCACTTTGTTCAAAATCATCGCCGGTCTGCTGGAGCCGGGCAGCGGCAGGATCACGCTTAACGGAGCTGATTCAGCAACAGCAGCGAAAAGACTGGGTAGCGTGGCCTACATGCCGCAGCAGGATCTCCTCCTGCCTTGGCGCACCGTATTGGACAATTGTCTGTTGCCCTGGGAGCTTAAGCGCAGCCGTCCCAAAGCAGCCGCTATTGCCGAGATCCGTACCCTGCTACACCGTTTCGGCCTTGACGAGACCGAAGGGGCTTATCCGCAGGAGCTGTCCGGCGGGATGCGCCAACGTGTGGCGGTCCTCCGCACTGTGGCGGCCGGGAATGACCTGCTGCTGCTCGATGAGCCGTTCGGGGCGCTCGATGCCATTACGAAGCGTTCGCTGCAGCGTTGGCTGCTGGAGTTATGGGCGGAGCTAGACAAGACGGTGCTATTCATCACCCATGACTTGGAGGAGGCGCTCTTGCTCAGTGACAGAATCTATCTAATGACTGGCCGAGAGGACGGCGGGATACAGGAATTCTCAGCCGGTCTCCCTCGTCCGCGTCATCACAGTCTGAACTATGAACCGCAGTTCGCCGCCCTGCGCCAGGAATTGGAGCTGAAGTTATATGAGAACCGCCGCTCTTAG
- a CDS encoding TetR/AcrR family transcriptional regulator — translation MNKPDTDAAQLHPSAPQAIESAPPVSADPYVQRILEAARQLFTESGLEAVSMYSIAKRAGIGQGSLYRRFTDKGEICSALLKGSADQFLSGLEQQVAASAGEAPALAKLQSSIEQIADFIEQYAELLNMIKAEFTGKKQLTQFEHPFFQRLGVMMTELLERAAAGGEIIDIDPAFAATALISVLSPDLYLYEQKRHHASKLDISRGIVTLFVTGLAKR, via the coding sequence ATGAACAAGCCAGACACCGATGCTGCGCAGCTCCATCCGTCAGCTCCGCAAGCCATAGAATCCGCTCCGCCCGTGTCCGCCGATCCTTATGTCCAGCGGATTCTTGAAGCTGCCCGCCAGTTGTTCACCGAGAGCGGACTCGAGGCGGTCAGCATGTACAGCATTGCCAAGCGGGCAGGCATAGGGCAAGGCTCCCTGTACCGCCGTTTTACGGACAAGGGTGAGATCTGTTCTGCCCTGCTGAAGGGCAGCGCAGATCAATTCCTGTCCGGGCTGGAGCAGCAGGTCGCTGCCAGTGCCGGTGAAGCCCCGGCGCTCGCTAAGCTGCAGAGCAGCATTGAGCAGATTGCCGATTTCATTGAACAATATGCCGAGCTGTTGAATATGATCAAAGCCGAGTTCACCGGCAAGAAGCAGCTGACCCAGTTTGAGCATCCTTTTTTTCAGCGGCTGGGGGTGATGATGACAGAGCTGCTAGAGCGCGCTGCGGCAGGTGGTGAGATTATTGACATTGATCCGGCCTTTGCGGCCACAGCCCTAATCTCTGTCCTCAGTCCCGATCTGTACCTGTATGAGCAGAAGCGGCACCACGCCTCCAAGCTGGACATCTCCCGGGGCATCGTCACTTTGTTCGTGACCGGTCTGGCGAAGCGCTGA
- a CDS encoding DHA2 family efflux MFS transporter permease subunit produces the protein MDQTLKQEADFRLSSILVPLLAIIAGVFMVVLDSTAMNVALSRLVVDFKTDLHTLQWVVTGYMLAQASVIPLSGWLSDRFGAKTVFLTAVIVFTIGSILCATPSSAEWLIVFRVIQGLGGGCVLPVGMAYVYRLAPKSKVGVVMGIMGIPVLFAPAIGPVLSGWLVEYHSWRWIFLINIPIGIIAVLIGLRKLPNAAKNSVPGMDKLGMVLGPLAFASLTYGVSQGAQSWTSEKTLIGLLLGAVALIAFIIAELRSKTPLLELRILKSVDFTTGIIVQWIAQFGLYGALFLLPQFLQQARGFGAFDTGLTLLPQAIASGLMMPIAGILFDRIGVRWLVVCGLSLVSGALFQYSHVDLTTQSRDLILPLIMCGAGMGMMMMPMNTHLLNKAPSHLVNRVTSLTNSMQQVITSLAVSTLVTILTARTTARGIEMQEAAAAAGKSTAGASQQALLLAKQTVLSQGFADTFHIMMFVALGGAVLGLLLRRGRHSGTERSKEQAAPEIMHV, from the coding sequence ATGGATCAGACCTTGAAGCAGGAAGCCGATTTCCGGCTGTCCAGTATTCTGGTTCCGCTGCTGGCTATTATTGCAGGAGTATTTATGGTTGTGCTGGACAGTACGGCGATGAATGTAGCTTTGTCTAGGCTGGTGGTGGATTTCAAGACGGATCTACATACGCTGCAGTGGGTAGTTACCGGATATATGCTGGCTCAAGCTTCAGTTATTCCGCTGTCAGGCTGGCTGTCTGACCGGTTCGGAGCCAAGACAGTCTTCCTGACGGCGGTTATTGTGTTCACGATAGGCTCGATTCTGTGCGCTACACCAAGTAGCGCCGAATGGCTGATTGTTTTCCGGGTCATTCAGGGACTGGGCGGCGGCTGTGTGCTCCCTGTCGGGATGGCCTATGTGTACAGACTGGCTCCCAAAAGCAAGGTTGGCGTAGTCATGGGCATTATGGGCATTCCCGTCCTGTTCGCACCGGCTATTGGTCCGGTATTGTCGGGCTGGCTGGTTGAATATCATTCCTGGCGCTGGATCTTCCTCATTAATATTCCGATTGGCATCATTGCTGTGCTGATTGGCCTGCGCAAGCTGCCGAATGCTGCGAAGAACAGCGTGCCCGGCATGGATAAGCTAGGTATGGTTCTTGGCCCGCTGGCCTTTGCTTCGTTAACCTACGGGGTTAGCCAGGGCGCGCAGAGCTGGACCTCTGAGAAAACGCTGATCGGATTGCTGCTGGGCGCTGTGGCGCTAATCGCTTTTATCATCGCAGAGCTGCGCTCCAAGACACCGCTGCTGGAGCTGCGGATTCTGAAATCCGTAGATTTCACGACAGGAATCATCGTGCAGTGGATTGCCCAATTCGGCTTATATGGCGCGTTATTCCTGCTCCCGCAATTTCTGCAGCAGGCCCGCGGCTTCGGCGCATTTGATACCGGTCTGACGCTGCTGCCGCAAGCGATCGCTTCCGGGCTGATGATGCCGATTGCCGGGATACTGTTCGACCGGATCGGTGTGCGCTGGCTTGTGGTCTGCGGTCTCAGTCTGGTCTCCGGCGCGTTATTCCAGTATTCGCATGTAGATCTTACCACACAGAGCCGGGACCTGATCCTTCCGCTAATCATGTGCGGGGCAGGTATGGGCATGATGATGATGCCAATGAACACGCATCTGCTCAATAAGGCACCCAGCCATCTGGTGAACCGGGTAACCTCGCTGACGAACTCGATGCAGCAGGTAATTACTTCGCTGGCCGTCTCGACGCTGGTTACGATTCTGACCGCAAGAACAACTGCGCGCGGCATAGAGATGCAGGAAGCGGCGGCAGCTGCCGGGAAAAGTACCGCAGGCGCTTCACAGCAAGCGTTGCTGCTGGCTAAGCAAACCGTATTATCGCAGGGCTTCGCAGATACGTTCCACATTATGATGTTTGTCGCGCTTGGCGGTGCGGTCCTTGGACTGCTGCTGCGCCGGGGCCGCCATTCCGGAACTGAACGTTCTAAGGAACAGGCAGCACCAGAAATCATGCACGTATAG
- a CDS encoding amino acid ABC transporter substrate-binding protein: MKKLSLTIMLLLTMVTAAACGSNNTDKTATGGNTGAEPTSAATEGAASGEQNSLEAVKASGKLRIGTEGTYAPFTFHDANGKLTGFDVEIAEEVTKRLGVKPEFIETQWDGIFAGMDAGRFDVIFNEVSITDERKVKYDFSDPYIVSKAVLIVPEDNQDIKTFADLKGKKAGQSLTSNLGKIATDNGAEIVSTEGFNQAIDLLTSGRIDATVNDGLSYLDLKKQKPDFKIKKVDEIAEGSHSAAVFLKGNDELVQAVNEALTAMKSDGTYLKISEKYFGADVSK, from the coding sequence ATGAAAAAACTAAGTCTAACTATTATGCTGCTCCTGACCATGGTCACGGCTGCGGCTTGCGGAAGCAACAATACGGACAAGACAGCAACGGGCGGCAATACCGGGGCTGAACCCACATCTGCTGCTACAGAGGGTGCAGCTTCCGGGGAGCAGAACAGCCTTGAGGCCGTCAAAGCCAGCGGCAAGCTGCGCATCGGAACCGAAGGAACCTATGCACCGTTCACCTTCCATGATGCAAACGGCAAGCTGACGGGCTTCGATGTCGAGATCGCCGAAGAAGTGACCAAGCGCCTGGGTGTGAAGCCGGAGTTCATCGAGACACAGTGGGACGGGATTTTTGCCGGGATGGATGCGGGGCGCTTCGATGTGATCTTCAATGAAGTCTCCATTACCGATGAGCGTAAAGTGAAATATGATTTCTCCGATCCGTATATTGTCTCCAAGGCTGTGCTGATCGTCCCCGAGGATAATCAGGATATTAAGACCTTCGCTGATCTCAAGGGTAAAAAAGCCGGCCAGTCGCTCACCAGCAACCTCGGCAAAATCGCCACAGACAACGGTGCTGAGATCGTATCCACCGAGGGCTTCAATCAGGCGATTGATCTGCTGACCTCCGGCCGGATCGATGCTACCGTCAATGACGGCTTGTCCTACCTCGACCTGAAGAAGCAGAAGCCGGATTTCAAGATCAAGAAGGTGGATGAGATTGCCGAAGGCTCGCATAGTGCCGCAGTCTTCCTGAAAGGGAATGACGAGCTGGTGCAGGCGGTGAACGAAGCGCTGACCGCTATGAAGAGTGACGGAACCTACCTTAAGATCTCCGAGAAGTATTTTGGCGCTGACGTATCGAAATGA
- a CDS encoding amino acid ABC transporter permease — MDDRQIQIFLDSLLPLFKAGVAFTLPLAVVSFILGLLLAVVTALARLSSLRLPRLIARFYVWVIRGTPLLVQLFIIFYGLPAAGIVLDPFIAAVIGFTLSVGAYSSEIVRAAILSIHKGQWEAAFSVGMSRKQALRRVILPQAARVSVPPLSNSFISLVKDTSLAASITYVEIFRKAQQIVATSYEPLLLYCEAALFYLLFCSVLSALQNYLEKRLDRYSAS, encoded by the coding sequence ATGGATGACCGCCAAATACAAATATTTCTCGATTCACTGCTGCCTCTGTTCAAAGCGGGGGTGGCTTTTACCCTTCCGCTTGCGGTAGTATCCTTTATTCTTGGGCTGCTGCTGGCGGTGGTTACTGCACTTGCCCGGCTGTCCTCCTTGAGGCTTCCGAGACTGATTGCCCGTTTCTATGTCTGGGTGATCCGGGGAACGCCACTGCTGGTGCAGCTGTTCATTATTTTCTATGGACTGCCCGCCGCCGGGATTGTGCTTGATCCGTTCATCGCCGCTGTCATCGGGTTCACGCTAAGTGTCGGGGCCTATTCCTCGGAGATTGTACGGGCTGCTATTCTGTCTATCCACAAGGGCCAGTGGGAGGCCGCGTTCTCTGTGGGAATGAGCCGGAAGCAGGCTCTGCGACGGGTGATCTTGCCTCAAGCTGCCCGTGTATCGGTTCCTCCGTTATCGAATTCTTTTATTAGCCTGGTTAAGGATACCTCGCTTGCGGCCAGTATTACTTATGTCGAGATTTTTAGAAAAGCCCAGCAGATTGTGGCGACATCCTATGAACCCCTGCTGCTATATTGCGAAGCGGCATTGTTCTATCTGCTGTTCTGCTCCGTATTGTCGGCGCTGCAGAATTATTTGGAGAAGCGGCTGGACCGGTATTCGGCCAGTTAA
- a CDS encoding amino acid ABC transporter ATP-binding protein yields the protein MIEIRDLHKSFGPLEVLKGVDITVEHGQVMVIIGPSGSGKTTLLRCFNLLETPDKGSLMLNTIKLDFTPGAKIPQRTVLSLRQQTGMVFQSYNLFPHMTAIGNVMEGQVTVQKRSKEEARSKALALLDKVGLADKADAYPHQLSGGQQQRVAIARAMAASPEVLLFDEPTSALDPELVGEVLKVIKQLAREGMTMVIVTHEMKFAADVADRIILMDNGVILEQGTPREVLEETKNPRALQFLNRLSGSNSLI from the coding sequence ATGATTGAAATACGCGATTTACATAAGTCCTTCGGGCCGCTGGAAGTGCTAAAAGGTGTGGATATCACCGTTGAACACGGCCAGGTAATGGTCATCATCGGACCTTCCGGCTCCGGAAAAACCACACTGCTGCGCTGCTTCAACCTGCTGGAGACCCCCGACAAGGGCAGTCTTATGCTGAACACGATTAAGCTGGATTTCACCCCGGGCGCCAAAATTCCACAGCGTACCGTACTGTCCCTGCGCCAGCAGACAGGAATGGTATTCCAGTCTTATAATCTGTTCCCGCATATGACGGCGATCGGCAATGTGATGGAGGGACAGGTCACGGTGCAAAAGCGTTCTAAGGAAGAAGCGCGCAGCAAAGCGCTGGCCCTGCTGGACAAGGTGGGTCTGGCAGACAAGGCAGATGCGTATCCGCATCAGCTGTCCGGCGGCCAACAGCAGCGTGTAGCGATAGCCCGCGCCATGGCGGCCTCGCCGGAGGTGCTGCTATTCGATGAGCCGACCTCGGCGCTTGACCCTGAGCTGGTCGGCGAGGTGCTGAAGGTTATCAAGCAGCTGGCCCGGGAAGGAATGACAATGGTCATCGTCACCCATGAGATGAAATTCGCGGCCGATGTGGCCGACCGGATCATCCTGATGGACAACGGAGTTATTCTGGAGCAGGGAACCCCCCGGGAGGTGCTGGAGGAGACGAAGAACCCGCGCGCCCTGCAATTCCTCAACCGGTTGAGCGGGTCAAATTCCCTCATTTAG
- a CDS encoding sigma-70 family RNA polymerase sigma factor, whose product MLPRKYRIVIHLYYYEGYKTAEIAQLLGINENTVRTQLKRAKELLKTKLMEDFDHDEG is encoded by the coding sequence ATGCTTCCCCGAAAATATCGGATCGTCATACATCTCTATTATTATGAGGGCTACAAAACAGCAGAAATTGCGCAGCTCCTGGGCATCAATGAGAATACGGTCCGCACTCAGCTTAAGCGGGCTAAGGAGCTGTTGAAGACTAAACTAATGGAGGATTTCGACCATGATGAAGGATAA
- a CDS encoding RNA polymerase sigma factor, with the protein MMGNNDNLMNEPDSLTTTVNQYTDMILRLALAHLGNLADAQDVCQEVYIKFFKHQRIFNSPEHEKAWFIRVTINTCRDVIRSPWRKRFRPYEEVPFLMNRQKIWKSYPMC; encoded by the coding sequence ATGATGGGGAATAACGACAACCTTATGAATGAACCTGACAGCTTAACAACTACAGTCAACCAATATACCGATATGATCCTGCGCTTAGCCCTTGCTCATCTCGGTAATCTGGCGGATGCTCAGGATGTGTGCCAGGAGGTATACATTAAGTTTTTCAAGCACCAGCGTATCTTTAACAGCCCGGAGCATGAGAAGGCATGGTTCATAAGAGTAACAATTAATACGTGCAGGGATGTCATCCGCAGCCCGTGGCGAAAACGGTTCCGCCCCTATGAAGAAGTACCTTTCCTAATGAACCGGCAGAAGATCTGGAAATCCTATCCTATGTGCTGA
- a CDS encoding S-layer homology domain-containing protein has product MFMRKYTIAAITAATLLSFSLAGQMFAAGSSFKDIGSISGKNKIDTLKEQGRIKGISDTQFLPGAIVSTAQGVQFISGGLQLSLAAIDFNKAPQASAIFSKVKDNAWYAEAFINAHYNGVNIPANIDPAKPISKELYTSMLVQAVEKAGNLPMINLVPATLADADALDPSYQGSIQRALKYKITALDASGKFNPKSTITRAEAAVMLYNTLDYLKSVSDGGTQK; this is encoded by the coding sequence ATGTTTATGAGAAAATACACTATCGCAGCTATAACCGCAGCCACCCTTCTCTCCTTCTCGCTGGCCGGGCAGATGTTTGCAGCAGGCAGCAGCTTCAAGGATATCGGCAGTATAAGCGGCAAGAATAAAATAGATACACTAAAGGAGCAAGGACGAATCAAAGGAATATCAGACACACAGTTTCTTCCCGGAGCCATAGTATCGACTGCACAAGGTGTACAGTTCATCTCCGGTGGTCTGCAGCTTAGCCTGGCCGCAATTGATTTCAATAAGGCTCCCCAGGCCAGTGCTATTTTCTCCAAAGTAAAGGACAATGCCTGGTACGCGGAAGCCTTCATCAATGCGCACTATAATGGTGTGAATATCCCGGCCAATATCGATCCGGCAAAGCCGATTTCTAAAGAGCTGTATACCAGTATGCTGGTTCAAGCTGTGGAGAAGGCCGGCAACCTGCCGATGATCAATCTCGTCCCGGCTACGCTTGCAGACGCAGACGCGCTGGACCCTTCCTACCAGGGCAGCATTCAGCGGGCGCTGAAATACAAGATCACTGCCCTCGATGCCAGCGGCAAGTTCAATCCGAAGAGCACGATTACCCGCGCTGAAGCAGCAGTTATGCTGTACAACACGCTGGACTATCTGAAGTCCGTTAGCGATGGCGGCACACAGAAGTAA
- a CDS encoding transcriptional repressor, giving the protein MNRVANISQQFAAHNYKLTPQREAIVRVLLDNEKDHLSVEEVYMLVKRSYPHLGLATVYRTLELLCELHIVQKMNFGDGVARYDLRDDDHMHMHHHLICNVCGKLEEIKDDWLLELEARVAREYGFSVTDHRLDFKGTYNSCQKNGCKGDKDCRAVS; this is encoded by the coding sequence GTGAACCGAGTGGCAAATATCAGCCAGCAGTTTGCGGCTCATAATTATAAGCTTACACCACAGCGTGAGGCGATAGTGAGAGTGCTGCTGGATAATGAGAAGGATCATCTAAGCGTGGAAGAGGTATATATGCTGGTCAAGCGCAGTTACCCGCATTTGGGGCTGGCGACGGTCTACCGTACCTTGGAGCTGCTGTGTGAACTTCATATTGTGCAAAAAATGAATTTCGGCGACGGCGTCGCCCGTTATGATCTGCGCGACGACGACCATATGCATATGCATCATCACCTGATCTGCAATGTATGCGGTAAGCTGGAAGAGATCAAGGATGATTGGCTGTTGGAGCTGGAGGCGCGGGTAGCCCGTGAATATGGCTTCAGTGTGACCGATCACCGTCTCGATTTCAAAGGCACCTATAATAGCTGTCAAAAGAACGGCTGCAAGGGCGACAAGGACTGCCGCGCCGTCTCATAA